The Streptomyces tendae genome has a window encoding:
- a CDS encoding amidohydrolase family protein has protein sequence MTDRNVTVTPGWLDWYRGPSTPAFVLPPGAVDAHCHVFGPAAEFPFAPERKYTPVDASKHDLFALRDHLGVDRNVIVQATCHGADNSALVDALRDAGGRARGVATVRPDVTDAELRRLHDAGVRGVRFNFVRRLVDAAPREALETVARRVAPLGWHVVLYFEAADLPDLESFFASLPVPLVIDHMGRPDVTAGPDGPGFARFLRFVEANDVWVKVSCPERLTVTGPPALDGERHAYRDVVPFARKVVEEFTDRALWGTDWPHPNLKDHMPDDGLLVDHIPHIASTAERRRALLVDNPSRLYWPEEAR, from the coding sequence ATGACCGACCGGAACGTCACGGTCACCCCCGGCTGGCTCGACTGGTACCGGGGGCCGAGCACACCGGCCTTCGTCCTGCCGCCGGGCGCGGTCGACGCGCACTGCCACGTCTTCGGACCGGCCGCCGAGTTCCCCTTCGCCCCCGAGCGGAAGTACACGCCGGTCGACGCCTCCAAGCACGACCTGTTCGCGCTGCGCGACCACCTCGGCGTCGACCGCAACGTGATCGTGCAGGCCACCTGCCACGGCGCGGACAACAGCGCCCTGGTGGACGCCCTGCGCGACGCCGGGGGGCGCGCCCGCGGTGTGGCGACGGTCCGCCCGGACGTGACCGACGCGGAGCTGCGGCGGTTGCACGACGCCGGGGTGCGCGGGGTGCGCTTCAACTTCGTCCGCCGCCTGGTGGACGCGGCGCCCCGCGAGGCGCTGGAGACGGTGGCCCGCAGGGTGGCGCCGCTGGGCTGGCACGTCGTCCTGTACTTCGAGGCGGCGGACCTGCCGGACCTGGAGTCGTTCTTCGCCTCCCTGCCGGTGCCGCTGGTGATCGACCACATGGGACGCCCGGACGTCACCGCCGGCCCGGACGGGCCCGGGTTCGCGCGCTTCCTGCGGTTCGTGGAGGCGAACGACGTGTGGGTGAAGGTGTCCTGCCCCGAGCGGCTGACCGTCACGGGACCGCCCGCGCTCGACGGGGAGCGGCACGCCTACCGGGACGTGGTGCCGTTCGCCCGCAAGGTCGTCGAGGAGTTCACCGACCGGGCGCTGTGGGGCACCGACTGGCCGCACCCGAACCTGAAGGACCACATGCCCGACGACGGTCTGCTGGTCGACCACATTCCGCACATCGCGAGCACCGCCGAGCGCCGGCGGGCGCTGCTGGTCGACAACCCCTCGCGTCTGTACTGGCCCGAAGAGGCCCGCTGA
- the ligK gene encoding 4-carboxy-4-hydroxy-2-oxoadipate aldolase/oxaloacetate decarboxylase: MHHLGVVHRTVDRADPAAVEALSRFGVATVHEAMGRLGLLRPYIRPVYEGARLCGTAVTVLLQPGDNWMLHVAAEQVREGDVVVAGCTTESEDGFFGELLATSLRARGARGLVIDGGCRDVDELRGMDFPVFSRAVNAKGTVKATLGSVNVPVVVANALVNPGDVIVADADGVVVVPAARAAEVAEASARREAAEEGKRQRFRAGELGLDMYGMRGPLAELGLTYVD, from the coding sequence ATGCACCACCTCGGAGTCGTCCACCGGACCGTCGACCGCGCCGACCCGGCCGCGGTCGAGGCCCTGTCGCGGTTCGGGGTCGCGACCGTGCACGAGGCGATGGGCCGCCTCGGTCTGCTGCGCCCCTACATACGGCCGGTGTACGAGGGCGCGAGGCTGTGCGGGACCGCGGTCACCGTGCTGCTCCAGCCCGGCGACAACTGGATGCTGCACGTCGCCGCCGAGCAGGTGCGCGAGGGCGACGTGGTGGTCGCCGGCTGCACCACGGAGAGCGAGGACGGCTTCTTCGGCGAGCTGCTCGCCACCTCGCTGCGCGCCCGGGGCGCCCGGGGCCTGGTGATCGACGGCGGCTGCCGTGACGTGGACGAGCTGCGCGGGATGGACTTCCCCGTCTTCTCCCGGGCGGTGAACGCCAAGGGCACGGTCAAGGCCACCCTGGGTTCGGTGAACGTGCCCGTCGTCGTCGCCAACGCCCTGGTCAACCCCGGCGACGTGATCGTCGCCGACGCCGACGGCGTGGTGGTCGTCCCCGCCGCCCGCGCCGCCGAGGTCGCCGAGGCGTCCGCGCGGCGCGAGGCGGCGGAGGAGGGCAAGCGGCAGCGGTTCCGGGCCGGTGAGCTGGGGCTCGACATGTACGGCATGCGCGGCCCGCTGGCCGAGCTGGGCCTCACCTACGTCGACTGA
- a CDS encoding amidohydrolase family protein: protein MIIDIHGHYTTAPAPLGQWRDAQVAALTDPLRAPDPAGPVIGDDEIRESIEGNQLRLMDERGIDVTVFSPRASFMAHHIGDFATSAAWARICNDLCHRVSELYPDRFVPGAMLPQSPGVDPATVVPEIERAVLELGAVTVNLNPDPSGGHWTAPPLTDRSWYPVWEKLVELDVPAMVHVSTSCNPAFHTTGAHYLNADTTAFMQLLAGDLFADFPGLRLVIPHGGGAVPYHWGRFRGLAQALGRPEPEESLLRNVFFDTCVYHQPGIDLLLEVLPVENVLFASETVGAVRGIDPRTGHHFDDTRRYVEKAGLAPEDLAAVEERNARRVYPRLDARLTAQGR from the coding sequence GTGATCATCGACATCCACGGCCACTACACCACGGCCCCCGCACCCCTCGGGCAGTGGCGTGACGCGCAGGTGGCCGCGCTCACGGACCCGCTGCGGGCGCCCGATCCGGCGGGACCGGTGATCGGCGACGACGAGATCCGCGAGTCCATCGAGGGCAACCAGCTGCGGCTGATGGACGAGCGCGGCATCGACGTCACCGTCTTCTCCCCCCGCGCCTCGTTCATGGCGCACCACATCGGCGACTTCGCCACGTCCGCCGCCTGGGCACGGATCTGCAACGACCTGTGCCACCGCGTGTCCGAGCTGTACCCGGACCGCTTCGTCCCCGGCGCGATGCTGCCGCAGTCCCCCGGCGTGGACCCGGCCACCGTGGTCCCGGAGATCGAGCGGGCGGTGCTGGAGCTGGGCGCGGTCACCGTCAACCTCAACCCGGACCCGAGCGGCGGCCACTGGACCGCTCCCCCGCTGACCGACCGGTCCTGGTACCCGGTGTGGGAGAAGCTCGTCGAGCTGGACGTGCCGGCCATGGTGCACGTCTCCACCAGCTGCAACCCGGCCTTCCACACCACCGGGGCGCACTACCTCAACGCCGACACCACCGCGTTCATGCAGCTGCTGGCGGGCGACCTGTTCGCCGACTTCCCCGGCCTGCGGCTGGTGATCCCGCACGGCGGCGGCGCGGTGCCGTACCACTGGGGCCGGTTCCGGGGTCTGGCGCAGGCGCTCGGCCGCCCCGAGCCGGAGGAGTCGCTGCTGCGCAACGTCTTCTTCGACACCTGCGTGTACCACCAGCCCGGCATCGACCTGCTGCTGGAGGTGCTCCCCGTAGAGAACGTCCTGTTCGCCTCCGAGACGGTCGGCGCCGTGCGCGGCATCGACCCGCGCACCGGCCACCACTTCGACGACACCCGCCGCTACGTCGAGAAGGCGGGCCTCGCGCCCGAGGACCTGGCCGCGGTCGAGGAACGCAACGCCCGGCGGGTCTACCCCCGCCTCGACGCCCGTCTGACCGCCCAGGGCCGCTGA
- a CDS encoding 4-oxalomesaconate tautomerase: MSAVAAARVPEVTRRGSQTAIPCLFMRGGTSRGPFFDARLLPADPGHRDAVLLAALGSPDPRQIDGVGGAHPLTSKTGLVRPGTEAGIDVEWTFAQVQPDGDTVDTSANCGNMLAAVLPFAVETGMVVPTGDRTTARVLTRNTGMVAEITVATPAEPSGTRHVAYDGAARVDGVPGTAAPVEIGFLDTAGSVAGTLLPTGRPRDTVEVPGLGAVDVTLIDNGQPLVVVEAARLGATGYESPADIDADEALRARVEALRLVCGEAMGLGDVGGRNYPKMTLVAPPRHGGTLSTRSLIPRVCHQSIGVLAAVTAATACVVEGTVARDVAAGVSGAEPTVSVEHPAGEFSVTLGLDPADPRRVTRSALLRTARLLMAGDLLVPRSVWDPTPTLQEKHA; this comes from the coding sequence ATGTCCGCCGTCGCAGCCGCCCGGGTCCCCGAGGTCACCCGCCGCGGCTCCCAGACCGCGATCCCGTGCCTGTTCATGCGGGGCGGCACGTCGCGCGGGCCCTTCTTCGACGCACGGCTGCTGCCCGCCGACCCCGGCCACCGGGACGCCGTCCTGCTGGCGGCGCTGGGCTCGCCGGACCCGCGGCAGATCGACGGCGTCGGCGGGGCGCACCCCCTGACCAGCAAGACCGGTCTGGTGCGCCCGGGCACGGAGGCCGGCATCGACGTGGAGTGGACCTTCGCCCAGGTGCAGCCCGACGGGGACACCGTCGACACCTCGGCCAACTGCGGGAACATGCTCGCCGCCGTGCTGCCCTTCGCCGTGGAGACCGGCATGGTCGTGCCCACCGGGGACCGTACGACGGCCCGGGTGCTGACCCGCAACACCGGCATGGTCGCCGAGATCACCGTCGCCACCCCGGCCGAGCCCTCCGGGACACGGCACGTCGCCTACGACGGCGCCGCGCGCGTCGACGGCGTCCCCGGCACCGCCGCCCCGGTCGAGATCGGCTTCCTGGACACCGCCGGTTCCGTCGCGGGGACGCTGCTGCCCACCGGGCGTCCCCGGGACACCGTGGAGGTGCCGGGGCTGGGCGCCGTGGACGTCACCCTGATCGACAACGGCCAGCCGCTGGTGGTCGTCGAGGCCGCCCGCCTGGGCGCCACCGGCTACGAGAGCCCGGCGGACATCGACGCCGACGAGGCGCTCAGGGCCCGCGTGGAGGCGCTGCGCCTGGTGTGCGGCGAGGCCATGGGCCTGGGCGACGTCGGCGGGCGCAACTACCCGAAGATGACCCTGGTCGCGCCGCCCCGGCACGGCGGCACGCTCAGCACCCGCAGCCTCATCCCCCGGGTCTGCCACCAGTCCATCGGCGTGCTGGCCGCCGTCACCGCGGCCACCGCCTGCGTCGTCGAGGGCACCGTCGCCCGGGACGTGGCGGCCGGGGTGTCCGGCGCGGAGCCCACCGTCTCCGTCGAGCACCCCGCCGGTGAGTTCAGCGTCACGCTCGGGCTCGACCCCGCCGACCCGCGGCGGGTGACACGCTCGGCGCTGCTGCGCACCGCCCGGCTCCTCATGGCCGGCGACCTGCTCGTCCCCCGATCCGTCTGGGACCCCACTCCCACCCTTCAGGAGAAGCACGCGTGA
- a CDS encoding GntR family transcriptional regulator codes for MTDKLTGAAGREYVANAIRQALRSGDLVPGQRLVELELAESYGTTRGAVREALQDLAAEDIVEIVPRRGARIRAVSVEEAVQITECRSALEQLCARKAAGRADEGQRAELERIGTDMRQAVADGAWDAYSALNQRLHELVIEASGQEVARRQLERLNGPMVRFQFRLALRPGRPAQSLPQHLAIIDAVVGGDPEAAARAAAAHLDDVIEQLRSSAAQTPVPRR; via the coding sequence GTGACGGACAAGCTTACGGGCGCTGCCGGCCGCGAGTATGTGGCGAACGCCATCAGGCAGGCCCTGCGCTCCGGGGACCTGGTGCCCGGGCAGCGGCTCGTCGAACTCGAGCTCGCCGAGTCCTACGGCACCACGCGCGGCGCCGTCCGTGAGGCGTTGCAGGACCTCGCGGCCGAGGACATCGTGGAGATCGTCCCCCGCCGCGGCGCCCGGATCCGCGCGGTGTCCGTCGAGGAGGCCGTGCAGATCACCGAGTGCCGGTCGGCGCTGGAGCAGCTGTGCGCGCGCAAGGCGGCCGGCCGGGCGGACGAGGGGCAGCGCGCCGAACTGGAGCGGATCGGCACGGACATGCGGCAGGCCGTCGCGGACGGCGCCTGGGACGCGTACTCCGCCCTCAACCAGCGGCTGCACGAACTGGTGATCGAGGCCAGCGGGCAGGAGGTCGCCCGGCGTCAGCTCGAGCGGCTGAACGGACCGATGGTCCGCTTCCAGTTCCGGCTCGCCCTGCGGCCGGGGCGCCCCGCCCAGTCGCTGCCGCAGCACCTGGCCATCATCGACGCGGTGGTCGGCGGTGACCCCGAGGCGGCGGCGCGGGCGGCCGCGGCGCACCTGGACGACGTGATCGAACAGCTCCGGTCGTCGGCCGCGCAGACCCCGGTGCCGCGCCGCTGA
- a CDS encoding sensor histidine kinase yields the protein MARTPDRGAPRSTGPGARRGGPAGRPERREGGRHGRPSARTTAGLPETHIRSQLLRLAVLPPVAVALSACAAVLFTVRSTGARPGASLWAVLSGATAVALAGIVIAAVAAERAARSVHDRVGALRRSTARREADLHALVEALRNGEPPPPRGRRDERPADGDEFDLLAADLARAHDGAVAAVVQAVQLSSQAGSEQKLEVFVNLARRLQSLVHREISILDELENEMEDPDLLKGLFHVDHLATRIRRHAENLAVLGGAVSRRQWSNPVPMTEVLRSAIAEVEQYSRVKLVPPVDGTLRGHAVADVIHLLAELVENATVFSAPHTQVLLRANLVTSGLAVEVEDRGLGMPVGEQDRMNALLTDPDQVHVASLLADGRIGLFVVSQLARRHGIHVRLQTNIYGGVQAVLVVPQALLGGEPAAVAGAPGTTAPLSSADTGAVPTVRHTPALSGPSATPADRSPGGPADVLPDTPAPGAAHAVPAHPPAPLSAPLARPAPAVSPDNGAVPPPLPLRGSRAARPTPAEAVPGVHHTGHGEQDSAGDRRPTPLVPRATPVRGTMGRPQLPRRRAQEHIAPQLRDGPAPRQDSAHVPGHDPQLMAAFQRGISLAESQAESPAPARPAVPAPRTDHTARHDGSASAG from the coding sequence GTGGCCCGCACACCCGACCGCGGCGCCCCCCGGTCCACCGGCCCCGGCGCCCGCCGGGGCGGCCCGGCCGGACGGCCGGAGCGCCGCGAGGGCGGACGCCACGGACGGCCCTCCGCACGGACCACCGCGGGCCTGCCCGAGACGCACATACGGTCCCAGCTCCTCCGGCTCGCCGTACTGCCGCCCGTCGCGGTGGCCCTGAGCGCCTGCGCCGCCGTGCTGTTCACCGTCCGCTCCACCGGCGCACGGCCCGGCGCCTCCCTGTGGGCCGTGCTCTCCGGTGCCACCGCGGTGGCCCTCGCCGGCATCGTCATCGCCGCCGTGGCCGCCGAGCGCGCGGCCCGCTCCGTGCACGACCGCGTCGGCGCCCTGCGCCGGAGCACCGCACGGCGCGAGGCCGACCTGCACGCCCTCGTCGAGGCCCTGCGCAACGGCGAGCCGCCGCCCCCGCGCGGCCGGCGCGACGAACGGCCGGCCGACGGCGACGAGTTCGACCTGCTCGCGGCCGACCTCGCCCGCGCCCACGACGGCGCGGTGGCCGCCGTCGTGCAGGCCGTGCAGCTCTCCAGCCAGGCGGGCAGCGAACAGAAACTCGAGGTGTTCGTCAACCTCGCCCGGCGTCTGCAGTCACTGGTGCACCGCGAGATCTCCATCCTCGACGAGCTGGAGAACGAGATGGAGGACCCCGACCTGCTCAAGGGGCTCTTCCACGTCGACCATCTCGCCACCCGCATCCGCCGCCACGCCGAGAACCTCGCCGTGCTCGGCGGGGCCGTCTCCCGCCGGCAGTGGAGCAACCCGGTCCCCATGACCGAGGTGCTGCGCTCGGCGATCGCCGAGGTCGAGCAGTACTCGCGGGTCAAACTGGTCCCGCCGGTCGACGGCACCCTGCGCGGGCACGCGGTCGCCGACGTCATCCACCTGCTGGCCGAACTCGTGGAGAACGCCACGGTGTTCTCGGCCCCGCACACCCAGGTGCTGCTGCGGGCGAACCTCGTCACCTCCGGACTGGCCGTCGAGGTCGAGGACCGGGGCCTCGGGATGCCCGTCGGCGAGCAGGACCGGATGAACGCGCTGCTCACCGACCCGGACCAGGTGCACGTCGCCAGCCTGCTGGCCGACGGCCGGATCGGCCTGTTCGTCGTGTCCCAGCTCGCCCGGCGGCACGGCATCCACGTCCGGCTGCAGACCAACATCTACGGCGGGGTGCAGGCCGTGCTGGTCGTGCCGCAGGCCCTGCTCGGCGGGGAACCGGCCGCCGTCGCCGGCGCACCGGGAACCACCGCGCCCCTGTCCTCGGCGGACACCGGCGCGGTGCCCACGGTCCGTCACACACCGGCCCTGTCCGGCCCGTCGGCCACCCCGGCGGACAGGTCGCCGGGCGGCCCGGCGGATGTCCTGCCGGACACACCCGCACCCGGCGCCGCGCACGCCGTCCCGGCCCACCCACCCGCGCCCTTGTCGGCCCCGCTCGCCCGGCCCGCCCCGGCCGTGTCCCCCGACAACGGTGCCGTACCGCCACCGCTGCCCCTGCGCGGCTCCCGGGCCGCACGGCCCACACCCGCCGAGGCCGTACCCGGCGTCCACCACACCGGCCACGGCGAGCAGGACTCCGCGGGCGACCGGCGGCCCACGCCCCTCGTCCCGCGCGCCACCCCGGTCCGCGGCACCATGGGCAGGCCCCAACTGCCCCGCCGCCGCGCCCAGGAGCACATCGCGCCCCAGCTGCGCGACGGGCCCGCGCCCCGGCAGGACAGCGCGCACGTCCCCGGCCACGATCCCCAGCTGATGGCCGCCTTCCAACGGGGCATCAGCCTCGCGGAGTCCCAGGCGGAGTCCCCCGCGCCCGCGCGGCCCGCCGTGCCCGCACCCCGCACCGACCACACCGCCCGGCACGACGGGAGCGCGTCCGCCGGATGA
- a CDS encoding roadblock/LC7 domain-containing protein: MASDAPTAQVSDLDWLMSGLVQRVPHTRSAVLLSCDGLVKSVHGLDPDAADHMAALASGLYSLGRSAGIRFGDGGDVRQVVVELDSTLLFVTTAGSGTCLAVMAGREADAAVLGYEMAMLVKSVRPYLMTAPRQQGVEPPAMRP, translated from the coding sequence ATGGCGAGCGATGCGCCGACCGCCCAGGTATCCGACCTCGACTGGCTGATGAGCGGCCTCGTGCAACGCGTGCCGCACACCCGCAGCGCCGTCCTGCTGTCCTGCGACGGACTGGTGAAGTCCGTCCACGGCCTCGACCCGGACGCCGCCGACCACATGGCCGCCCTCGCCTCCGGCCTGTACTCCCTCGGCCGCAGCGCCGGCATCCGCTTCGGCGACGGCGGCGACGTCCGGCAGGTCGTCGTCGAGCTCGACTCGACGCTGCTGTTCGTCACCACGGCCGGATCCGGCACCTGCCTCGCCGTGATGGCCGGCCGCGAGGCCGACGCGGCGGTGCTCGGCTACGAGATGGCGATGCTGGTGAAGTCCGTCCGGCCGTACCTGATGACAGCTCCCCGGCAGCAGGGCGTCGAGCCCCCGGCGATGAGGCCTTGA
- a CDS encoding DUF742 domain-containing protein — translation MQAAGDGPWLDDAAGRLVRPFTVSNGRTRPTVALDLMSQVRATGATPLGYLGPEHAQALDLCRAPVPVAEVSAHLGLPVAVTKVLLADLVDCGALTDKPPVFHHNPTDRALLEAVLDGLRRQL, via the coding sequence GTGCAGGCGGCCGGTGACGGGCCGTGGCTCGACGACGCGGCCGGCCGGCTGGTGCGCCCCTTCACGGTCAGCAACGGGCGTACCCGTCCGACCGTCGCCCTCGACCTCATGTCGCAGGTGCGGGCCACCGGCGCCACCCCCCTCGGCTATCTCGGCCCCGAGCACGCGCAGGCCCTCGACCTGTGCCGCGCACCCGTCCCGGTCGCCGAGGTCTCCGCCCACCTGGGGCTGCCGGTGGCCGTCACCAAGGTGCTGCTGGCGGACCTCGTCGACTGCGGCGCGCTGACCGACAAACCCCCCGTGTTCCACCACAACCCGACGGACCGGGCCCTTCTGGAGGCAGTGCTCGATGGACTACGACGACAGCTCTGA
- a CDS encoding GTP-binding protein, whose amino-acid sequence MDYDDSSDRVDGAGHGDDLFPTALKILVAGGFGVGKTTFVGAVSEIAPLSTEELLTTVSAATDNLDGIENKVETTVAMDFGRITLDAQHVLYLFGTPGQERFWFMWDELCEGALGAVILADTRRLEECFAAVDFFEQRGLRFVVAVNEFDGAFRYDPGEVRAALDLPDEVPVVCCDARISSSGVQTLLTLVRHLIAHTPATYTGYGAPL is encoded by the coding sequence ATGGACTACGACGACAGCTCTGACCGGGTCGACGGCGCCGGGCACGGCGACGACCTGTTCCCGACCGCCCTCAAGATCCTGGTGGCGGGCGGGTTCGGGGTGGGCAAGACCACCTTCGTGGGCGCGGTCAGCGAGATCGCGCCGCTCAGCACGGAGGAGCTGCTCACCACCGTCAGCGCCGCCACCGACAACCTCGACGGCATCGAGAACAAGGTCGAGACGACCGTGGCCATGGACTTCGGCCGCATCACCCTCGACGCCCAACACGTGTTGTACCTGTTCGGCACGCCCGGCCAGGAACGCTTCTGGTTCATGTGGGACGAACTGTGCGAGGGCGCCCTCGGCGCGGTGATCCTCGCCGACACCCGGCGCCTGGAGGAGTGCTTCGCGGCGGTCGACTTCTTCGAGCAGCGCGGTCTCCGGTTCGTCGTCGCCGTCAACGAGTTCGACGGCGCCTTCCGCTACGACCCCGGGGAGGTACGGGCCGCCCTCGACCTCCCGGACGAGGTGCCCGTCGTCTGCTGCGACGCCCGCATCTCCAGCTCCGGCGTGCAGACCCTGCTGACACTCGTCCGCCACCTCATCGCGCACACGCCCGCCACATACACGGGGTACGGCGCCCCCCTGTGA
- a CDS encoding GAF domain-containing protein: MSYDPPRPAGRLLLTPEDRQAPERARRLRRLGLGEHPDPGLDAFARGLAELTGAPYAVVNFLGEHGQFFAGLYTPGVSPVLRSDGTGAVLGRALPRDHGFCTHVVARRKALVLEDVSDYPRFAGNAVVDEFGVRSYMGAPLIDGTGMVLGTVAVSDIRPRGWGQPGLAAIKAQAAELVVRLERREGDGLPL, from the coding sequence ATGAGCTACGACCCGCCCCGCCCGGCCGGTCGACTGCTGCTCACCCCGGAGGACCGACAGGCCCCGGAACGCGCCCGCAGACTGCGTCGGCTGGGCCTCGGGGAGCACCCCGATCCCGGGCTCGACGCTTTCGCCCGTGGTCTCGCCGAGCTCACCGGGGCGCCGTACGCCGTGGTCAACTTCCTCGGCGAACACGGGCAGTTCTTCGCCGGCCTGTACACCCCGGGCGTCTCCCCGGTCCTGCGCAGTGACGGCACCGGCGCCGTGCTGGGCCGGGCGCTGCCCCGCGACCACGGCTTCTGCACCCATGTGGTGGCCCGGCGCAAGGCGCTGGTCCTGGAGGACGTGAGCGACTACCCGCGGTTCGCGGGCAACGCGGTCGTGGACGAATTCGGCGTCCGCTCCTACATGGGGGCGCCGCTCATCGACGGCACCGGCATGGTGCTGGGCACCGTCGCGGTCAGCGACATCCGGCCGCGTGGCTGGGGGCAGCCCGGACTCGCCGCCATCAAGGCGCAGGCCGCCGAACTCGTCGTACGGCTGGAGCGCCGGGAGGGCGACGGGCTGCCGCTGTGA
- the tdh gene encoding L-threonine 3-dehydrogenase: MKALVKEKAEPGLWLMDVPEPAVGPGDVLIKVLRTGICGTDLHIRNWDGWAQQTVDTPLVLGHEFVGEVVETGRDVPDDIKPGDRVSGEGHLVCGKCRNCLAGRRHLCRATVGLGVGRDGAFAEYVVLPATNVWVHRVPVDLDVAAIFDPFGNAVHTALSFPLVGEDVLITGAGPIGLMAAAVARHAGARNVVITDVSEERLELARKIGATLALNVSESTIADGQHTLGLREGFDIGLEMSGRPEAMRDMIANMTHGGRIAMLGLPAEEFPVDWARVVTSMITVKGIYGREMFETWYAMSVLLEGGLDLAPVITGRYSHRDFEAAFEDAAGGKGGKVILDWTA; encoded by the coding sequence TTGAAGGCGCTGGTCAAGGAGAAGGCGGAGCCCGGGCTGTGGCTCATGGACGTCCCGGAGCCCGCCGTCGGACCCGGCGACGTGCTGATCAAGGTGCTGCGCACCGGTATCTGCGGCACCGACCTGCACATTCGTAACTGGGACGGCTGGGCGCAGCAGACCGTCGACACCCCGCTGGTCCTCGGGCACGAGTTCGTCGGCGAGGTCGTGGAGACCGGCCGGGACGTCCCCGACGACATCAAGCCCGGTGACCGGGTCAGCGGCGAGGGCCACCTGGTGTGCGGCAAGTGCCGCAACTGCCTGGCCGGCCGCCGCCACCTCTGCCGGGCCACCGTCGGTCTGGGAGTCGGGCGCGACGGCGCGTTCGCCGAGTACGTCGTGCTGCCCGCCACGAACGTCTGGGTGCACCGCGTCCCCGTCGACCTCGACGTCGCCGCGATCTTCGACCCGTTCGGCAACGCCGTGCACACCGCGCTGTCCTTCCCGCTGGTCGGTGAGGACGTCCTGATCACCGGCGCCGGTCCGATCGGGCTGATGGCCGCCGCCGTGGCCCGCCACGCGGGCGCGCGCAACGTCGTGATCACCGACGTCAGCGAGGAGCGCCTGGAACTCGCCCGCAAGATCGGCGCGACCCTGGCGCTGAACGTGTCCGAGTCGACGATCGCCGACGGGCAGCACACCCTCGGCCTGCGCGAGGGCTTCGACATCGGCCTGGAGATGTCCGGCCGCCCCGAGGCGATGCGCGACATGATCGCCAACATGACCCACGGCGGCCGCATCGCCATGCTCGGCCTGCCCGCCGAGGAGTTCCCGGTCGACTGGGCCCGCGTCGTCACCTCGATGATCACCGTCAAGGGCATCTACGGCCGCGAGATGTTCGAGACCTGGTACGCCATGTCGGTGCTGCTGGAGGGCGGACTCGACCTCGCCCCCGTCATCACCGGCCGCTACTCCCACCGCGACTTCGAGGCCGCCTTCGAGGACGCCGCCGGCGGCAAGGGCGGCAAGGTCATCCTCGACTGGACCGCGTAA
- a CDS encoding glycine C-acetyltransferase — MFDSVRDDLRATLDEIRAAGLHKPERVIGTPQSATVNVTAGGRPGEVLNFCANNYLGLADHPEVIAAAHEALDRWGYGMASVRFICGTQEVHKELEARLSAFLGQEDTILYSSCFDANGGVFETLLGPEDAVISDALNHASIIDGIRLSKARRFRYANRDMADLERQLKEAAEGGARRTLIVTDGVFSMDGYVAPLDEICDLADRHGAMVMVDDSHAVGFVGPGGRGTPELHGVMDRVDIITGTLGKALGGASGGYVAARAEIVALLRQRSRPYLFSNTLAPVIAAASLKVLDLLESADDLRVRLAENTALFRRRMTEEGFDILPGDHAIAPVMIGDASRAGRMAELLLERGVYVIGFSYPVVPQGQARIRVQLSAAHSTDDVHRAVDAFVAARAELDA; from the coding sequence ATGTTCGACTCCGTGCGCGACGACCTGCGCGCCACCCTCGACGAGATCCGCGCCGCCGGCCTGCACAAGCCCGAGCGCGTCATCGGCACCCCGCAGTCCGCGACCGTGAACGTCACCGCCGGCGGCCGCCCCGGCGAGGTCCTCAACTTCTGCGCCAACAACTACCTCGGCCTCGCCGACCACCCCGAGGTGATCGCCGCCGCCCACGAGGCCCTGGACCGCTGGGGCTACGGCATGGCGTCCGTCCGCTTCATCTGCGGCACCCAGGAGGTGCACAAGGAGCTGGAGGCGCGTCTGTCGGCGTTCCTCGGCCAGGAGGACACGATCCTCTACTCCTCCTGCTTCGATGCCAACGGCGGTGTCTTCGAGACGCTGCTCGGCCCCGAGGACGCGGTGATCTCCGACGCGCTGAACCACGCGTCGATCATCGACGGCATCCGGCTCTCCAAGGCCCGCCGCTTCCGCTACGCCAACCGGGACATGGCCGACCTGGAGCGCCAGCTGAAGGAGGCCGCCGAGGGCGGTGCCCGCCGCACGCTGATCGTCACCGACGGCGTCTTCTCCATGGACGGCTACGTCGCCCCGCTGGACGAGATCTGCGACCTCGCCGACCGGCACGGCGCCATGGTCATGGTCGACGACTCGCACGCCGTCGGGTTCGTCGGCCCCGGCGGCCGTGGCACGCCGGAACTGCACGGCGTCATGGACCGCGTCGACATCATCACCGGCACGCTCGGCAAGGCCCTCGGCGGGGCCTCCGGCGGCTATGTCGCCGCCCGCGCCGAGATCGTCGCGCTGCTGCGCCAGCGCTCCCGCCCGTACCTGTTCTCCAACACCCTGGCCCCGGTGATCGCCGCCGCCTCCCTGAAGGTCCTGGACCTGCTGGAGTCGGCCGACGACCTGCGCGTCCGCCTGGCCGAGAACACCGCCCTGTTCCGCCGCCGGATGACCGAGGAGGGCTTCGACATCCTCCCCGGCGACCACGCCATCGCCCCGGTGATGATCGGCGACGCCTCCCGCGCCGGACGCATGGCGGAGCTGCTGCTCGAGCGCGGCGTGTACGTGATCGGCTTCTCCTACCCGGTGGTGCCCCAGGGTCAGGCCCGCATCCGCGTGCAGCTGTCGGCGGCGCACTCCACGGACGACGTGCACCGCGCCGTCGACGCGTTCGTCGCGGCGCGTGCGGAGCTCGACGCCTGA